A window from Thiosulfatimonas sediminis encodes these proteins:
- a CDS encoding mevalonate kinase family protein, whose product MPKFISKAPANSMLLGEHSVVYGYPALACALDQWIEIEWQARDDQALLIFSSLAQQSTTLSALECHPKLQFIGQACKAFQTQLLAQNHGWELRVKSQFSATIGLGSSAAVLAATLVGLNHITDAHYSKFELWEIGKAIIVDIQGRGSATDLAAALFGGVVYFQPPTADQRLKIDVLSINMDILLVYCGYKTPTAEVLASVAEHWQTQPEALQSLYQQMGAITKTAHQALSNQNLPIFYDSFRHYQCLLETLGVSDITLDFLVEQLRACPLVWATKISGSGLGDCVLAIGEVYSKHRPQQVSNALTEYCAESEILCNYQQIQLPISPLGTHIHSLTESH is encoded by the coding sequence ATGCCAAAGTTTATTTCAAAAGCACCGGCCAACAGCATGTTACTTGGTGAGCATAGCGTTGTTTATGGCTATCCTGCATTGGCCTGCGCGCTCGACCAGTGGATAGAAATAGAGTGGCAAGCGCGTGATGACCAAGCCCTCCTTATCTTCTCCAGCTTGGCTCAACAAAGCACAACGCTAAGCGCACTGGAGTGCCATCCAAAACTGCAATTTATCGGCCAAGCCTGCAAAGCTTTTCAAACGCAATTGCTAGCCCAAAACCATGGCTGGGAACTCAGGGTAAAAAGCCAATTCTCTGCAACTATCGGGCTAGGCAGTTCTGCGGCCGTTTTGGCGGCCACACTGGTTGGCCTCAATCACATCACCGACGCACACTACTCCAAATTTGAGCTGTGGGAGATTGGCAAAGCGATTATTGTGGACATTCAGGGACGCGGCTCAGCCACTGATTTAGCGGCCGCGCTGTTCGGTGGGGTTGTGTACTTTCAACCGCCCACGGCAGACCAGCGACTAAAAATCGACGTTTTATCAATTAACATGGATATTTTATTGGTCTACTGCGGCTATAAAACCCCTACCGCCGAAGTCTTAGCCAGTGTCGCAGAACACTGGCAAACCCAACCTGAAGCTTTACAGTCCCTTTACCAACAGATGGGCGCAATAACAAAAACCGCGCATCAAGCTTTAAGCAACCAAAACTTACCCATATTTTATGACAGCTTTCGGCACTACCAATGCCTGCTGGAAACATTAGGGGTCAGCGATATAACACTGGATTTTCTGGTCGAGCAATTACGTGCCTGCCCGTTAGTTTGGGCGACGAAAATCTCCGGTTCAGGGCTGGGCGATTGCGTTCTCGCGATAGGCGAAGTCTACTCAAAACACCGTCCACAGCAAGTCAGCAACGCGCTCACCGAATACTGTGCGGAATCCGAAATCCTGTGTAACTACCAACAAATTCAGCTACCGATTAGTCCACTTGGTACGCATATTCACTCTTTAACCGAAAGCCATTAG
- the mvaD gene encoding diphosphomevalonate decarboxylase, whose product MNSSQQRKHTFIQQLLAKSLNPAPLEPSQPHGFGKAPVNIALSKYWGKRDSVLNLPMNGSVSISLPGLGTETTVQPFGGQQDQIELNGQVLDHSVVFAKRLSQFLDFFRSAACPAFRVVTQNSVPTAAGLASSASGYAALVVALDDLFGWQLAKTELSLLARLGSGSASRSLFDGFALWHKGERPDGMDSFAESVDSVWPEFCIGLVKVNTQEKAVGSTLGMQQTVETCDLYQSWPPQAQRDLETITQAIIQQDFHTLAKTAEHNALSMHATMIATWPPIVYWQPESIAAMQIVWRLREQGVAVYFTMDAGPNLKLILQTQDQAIVQQAFAEQSTPVEFILPFQRQ is encoded by the coding sequence ATGAACTCAAGCCAACAACGAAAGCACACATTTATCCAACAACTACTGGCTAAAAGCCTAAATCCAGCGCCACTTGAACCAAGTCAACCTCACGGATTTGGTAAGGCACCGGTCAACATTGCCTTAAGTAAATATTGGGGCAAGCGCGACAGCGTTCTGAACTTACCGATGAACGGCAGCGTATCGATTAGTCTTCCTGGATTAGGCACCGAGACCACCGTGCAACCGTTTGGCGGCCAACAAGATCAGATCGAATTAAATGGCCAAGTACTCGACCATTCCGTAGTTTTTGCTAAGCGGCTCAGTCAATTCTTGGATTTTTTCCGCAGCGCCGCTTGTCCAGCGTTTCGCGTAGTGACTCAGAATTCGGTACCAACCGCTGCTGGCTTAGCATCATCTGCATCCGGTTACGCCGCTTTAGTTGTCGCTCTAGACGACCTATTTGGCTGGCAATTAGCGAAAACCGAACTGTCGCTTTTGGCCCGTTTAGGCAGTGGCAGCGCGAGCCGTTCTCTGTTTGACGGCTTTGCTTTATGGCACAAAGGCGAACGCCCTGACGGCATGGATAGCTTTGCTGAGTCAGTCGATTCTGTCTGGCCGGAATTTTGCATCGGGCTAGTCAAGGTGAATACTCAAGAAAAAGCAGTTGGCTCAACGCTTGGAATGCAGCAAACCGTTGAAACCTGTGATCTTTACCAAAGCTGGCCACCGCAAGCACAACGTGATTTGGAAACCATCACTCAAGCGATTATTCAGCAAGACTTTCATACTTTGGCAAAAACCGCTGAGCACAATGCGTTAAGTATGCACGCAACCATGATTGCGACATGGCCGCCAATTGTATACTGGCAACCGGAATCCATCGCCGCAATGCAAATTGTGTGGCGCTTACGTGAGCAAGGCGTAGCCGTTTATTTCACCATGGATGCAGGCCCTAATTTAAAACTGATTCTGCAAACGCAAGACCAAGCCATCGTCCAACAGGCCTTTGCCGAACAGTCAACACCGGTCGAGTTTATTTTGCCTTTTCAGAGACAATAA
- a CDS encoding ClpXP protease specificity-enhancing factor, with the protein MTNWTCEIKRMISNRPYLIRAIYDWIVDNGWTPHFQLDANYPGVMVPRQFVQEGMIVLNASPTAVLGLEMGNSAIGFSARFQGEEQNIVFPPEAVLAVFARENGQGMPFPPEPYPEEFLQAELDEASSGLKAVTPSKTSPGVKKARKDSKDKKRANLSVVK; encoded by the coding sequence ATGACGAACTGGACATGCGAGATTAAACGGATGATTTCTAATCGCCCTTACTTAATTCGCGCGATTTATGACTGGATTGTCGATAACGGATGGACGCCGCATTTTCAGTTGGATGCTAACTATCCAGGGGTCATGGTGCCGCGTCAATTTGTGCAGGAAGGCATGATTGTCCTTAACGCTTCTCCAACGGCCGTTTTGGGATTAGAGATGGGCAATTCGGCCATTGGCTTTTCGGCACGCTTTCAGGGAGAAGAACAGAATATTGTTTTTCCACCGGAAGCGGTTTTGGCGGTGTTTGCTCGTGAAAATGGCCAAGGAATGCCATTTCCACCGGAACCTTATCCGGAAGAGTTTCTACAAGCTGAACTTGATGAGGCGTCAAGCGGTTTAAAAGCCGTTACGCCAAGCAAGACCTCGCCAGGGGTGAAAAAAGCGCGTAAAGACAGCAAAGATAAAAAACGTGCGAATTTGTCCGTGGTGAAATAA
- a CDS encoding glutathione S-transferase N-terminal domain-containing protein: protein MTDVPVTKRSQMVLFSDSKSPSCHRVRLVAKEKDIPMDIIEVFVDSLPEDLLELNPYGTLPTLVDRDLVLYDPQVIIEYLDERFPHPPLMSVDPISKARARQMLRQIETEWYPLVEAITHSEDEKVVKAARRDLQERLIQMIPAFQHKDFFMSDDYSLVDISMSVLLWRLPYLGIDLPKSAKPIIDYSEKVLQREMFAESLSDDELDMRD from the coding sequence ATGACTGATGTACCAGTAACGAAACGTTCACAGATGGTATTATTTTCCGATTCAAAAAGCCCGAGTTGTCACCGTGTGCGTTTGGTTGCGAAAGAAAAAGACATTCCGATGGATATTATCGAAGTGTTTGTGGACAGTCTGCCGGAAGACCTGTTGGAATTGAATCCTTATGGTACTTTGCCGACTTTGGTGGATCGTGATCTGGTGTTGTACGATCCACAAGTCATTATCGAATATTTAGATGAGCGTTTCCCGCATCCGCCGTTAATGTCGGTGGATCCGATTTCTAAAGCGCGTGCGCGTCAAATGTTGCGTCAAATTGAAACAGAATGGTATCCGTTGGTTGAAGCCATTACCCATTCGGAAGACGAAAAAGTGGTTAAAGCGGCACGTCGTGATTTGCAAGAACGTTTGATTCAGATGATTCCAGCCTTCCAGCATAAAGATTTCTTTATGAGTGATGATTATTCTTTAGTGGATATTTCGATGTCGGTACTGTTATGGCGTCTACCTTATCTAGGGATTGATTTGCCAAAGAGTGCTAAGCCAATTATCGACTATTCTGAAAAAGTGCTGCAACGTGAAATGTTTGCGGAAAGTTTGTCTGATGACGAACTGGACATGCGAGATTAA